TAAATATATCCCCGGTTCACAAAATAGAAAAGCTGTAAGGGTACAGCAGGCTGTAGCTATAAACTATGATCATGGACACCCTAATGATCACTCAGAAAAAAGGTATTAAAATTAATTAGTTCTCAATGCCTCATAAATCTCAGCACTCAACAACCCGCTACCGCCACCATAATGTTGTGCTATTTTAATCGCTGGCTTATTGGCCCTAAAGAAAGCACATAGGTCCTGTTCTGATTGCTCTTCGATACCACCACCAAGTAATACGAGGGCAAATTCCTGGGTTTTAAAAACACTCATAGCCTCCTGGTCAGTTATGCAACCTGTCGCATTCCATTCCGGATTGTTATTTACCAGGCGTATTACCGTTTGCAAAATTTCCGGATGTCTCCCGATCACTAATATTTGTGTTTGGCTCATTGTTTTAATTCTTATCAGCAGTGAAATGATTCGTTAGTAGCTTGTCCGGCACCCCTCCTTTTGCAAAAACAAAAAGGAAGGGGCGAACAAAGCTCTATCAATCATCATTCAAAAACTTAAAATACCATAGGAACATCTATCAATAAAAATTCAGCATCTGTAAGCGCGGTTATTTTAAACTGATCGGTATCCCAAATACCTAAGGCATCGCGGGTATTCAATACCTGTCCGTTTATTTCCACCTGGCCGCTCAATACAAAGGCATAAACGCCGTTGCCTTGTTTTTTGATAGTATATTCTGTATCGATACCTTTATCAAACTTGCCCAAATGAAACCAGGCATCTTGATGTATCCATACACCGGCATCATTCGGATCAGGAGATAATACCTGTTGTAGTTTGTTGTGCCTGTCGGTCAGGTTTAGGGTAAGCTGATCATACCGGGGCTCCACATTTCTTTTGTTAGGATATATCCAGATCTGTAAAAACTTTGCCTGGCTGGCCTTGTCATTATTGTATTCGCTATGATAAATACCTGTACCGGCACTCATGGCCTGTATATCGCCATTTTTAATCACCGCTACATTATTCATACTATCCTTATGTTCCAAATCTCCTTCTAAGGGTATGGAAATAATCTCCATATTATCATGCGGATGTTTGCCAAAGCCCATACCGGCATCCACCGTATCATCATTCAATACACGTAATGCGCCAAATTGCATCCGGTCGGGGTTGTAATAGTTGGCAAAACTAAATGATTGGTAACTGCTTAACCAACCATGGTTAGCGTGGCCGCGGGTTTCTGCTTTATGTAAAATGGTTTGTGCCATGATGTTTACCTTTTTGTTTGTATAACAAATTTAAGGCAACAATAATGATGCGCACTTAATGTACATTAAGAAAAATCAGGCATCAATTCCTCGAATTATTTTGGATTACACTAATGAATAAGCGCTAGTTATAAGAACCGTGGAATTCGTTCTTATTTGTGGTGTTAGTGTCTCTTTATCATTTCACTTCGCATCCGGCTAAAAAACTCGGGGGTAACACCAATGTACGATGCTATTTGTTTTTGCGGCAAATGATCTATCAATGTTGGATAACGCTTGCAGAAATTGTTGTAACGATCTTCGGCGGTTAGGCTCAATCCATCAATCAACCTTTGCTGACTGGCCACCAGAGAGTTTTCGACCAGTATCCTGAAAAAGTGCTCAAATTTGGGTATCTCCTGGTATAGTTTTTCCTGGTTGGTTTTTGATAATAACAATACTTCGGTATCTTCCAATGCTTCAATATTCAAAATACCGGGCTTTTGGGATAGCAGACTATACATATCAGCAATCCACCAATCGGGCGGGGCAAAACTTAGTACGTGTTCAATGCCTCCTTTATCAACTGTATAACCCCGCAAACAGCCCGAAGTAACAAAGGTTGAATACCTGCATATATCTCCATCGGTAAGTAAAAACTGTTTCCGTTTTATTTTTTTGGTTTGCAAATAGGCGATAAAAATTTCCTGTTCATCGGGTGTTAGATGAATGTGCTTGGCAAGATTATCCAGTATAAGCTGAAATGGCATACGCAAAAATGGATTTATTTTTTATAAAATGTAAATTAGCTTTCATTAATCAATGATTTAGCCCAATCCCATGCCAAAATAAAGGTATGTTATGCTGATAAGCCGCATTTATAAATTAAAAATTATTGATATGATTGTGAATACCTTGAGGTAGTATGCCCCTGGGTAATTTGCAAACAATGTAAACCGATATGCATTTCCAATTAGTGCATGCAGCAATTGTTAATAAATAGCCTTATGATGAAGAATTATGCTTTAGTAGTCTGGATGTTTGTTCTTGTTACATCATCTGCATTTGGTCAGGGGAAATTTAACGGCCTTGATGTAAACCTCGGAAACATTTATCGTTTGTCTGACGCCAAAACGCGATCGATCAGTCCGGAGAATTTTAACGGCGAAAAAGGTAAAGGCGGAATGGCCACCACCGGCACCGGCGCCAATGCTTCCCGCGAGTTGGGCCAAACCTGGAAAGTGAGCCCGAGCGTAATTATCAAAAAAGGAACTACCTATACCATTGCCGATATCGACGGCCCGGGAGCAATTCAGCATATCTGGATGACACCTACCGGCAACTGGCGCTATTCTATACTCCGCTTTTATTGGGACGGTGAAACCACCCCATCTGTAGAAGTACCCGTTGGCGATTTCTTCTGCATGGGTTGGGGTAAATATGCACCGCTGCAATCCTTGGCAGTGGCAGTTAACCCAGGTAGCGCTTTTAACTGCTACTGGCCTATGCCTTTCCGCAAAAAATGCCGCATCACCATGGAAAATATCGACGACCGCGATATGGTGCTTTATTACCAGGTAGATTATACGTTGACACAAGTCCCTGAAGATGCCGCTTATTTTCATGCGCAGTTTCGCAGGGTAAACCCATTGCCCTATAAAAAGGATTATGTTTTGGTAGATAGTATTCAAGGCAAAGGCCAATATGTAGGCACTTATCTGGCTTATGGCTCCAACAAAAATGGATGGTGGGGCGAAGGCGAGATCAAGTTTTTTATGGATGGCGATACCAAGTTCCCGACCATAAACGGCACCGGTACCGAAGATTATTTCTGCGGATCATATGATTTTGATACGCACCATAAAGATGCCAACGGCAAAGAAGAAGAGAAAACCGAATACACCGAATTTTGTAGCCCTTACAGCGGCCTGCACCAGGTGATCCGCGGCGACGGCCACTATAATATAGCTCAACGTTTTGGTCTGTATCGCTGGCACATTGCTGATCCGATAAGATTTGAGAAAAGTTTAAAAGTTACCATACAGGCCCTGGGCTGGCGGCAGGGTGGCCGATATATGCCTTTGCAGGATGATATCGCCTCTACCGTTTTCTGGTATCAAAGTGGGCCACATGGCCCTTTCCCTAAGTTTCCGTCGCGCGATGAATTAGAAGTTAATTAGTGTTATTGTATATATCTACCTCATGAAATTATATAAAATAGCTAAAGGCATCTTACTGGAACATAACAATTCTGCTTATATTATTGATGATGAGTGGGACAGCCTCATTAATCGCGATGATCTGGCGGGATATCTTAAACTGATATCTGCTGATACCACTCCTATCAGTGCCGAAGTAAAGGACGAGTACTTAAATGGCAAAATATTACCACCTATTGGCAGTCAGGAAGTTTGGGCGGCCGGTGTTACCTATTTAAAAAGCAGGGATGCGCGGATGGAGGAATCTGAAAGCTCTGGCGGGGCTAGTTTGTATGATAAAGTATATGATGCGCCACGCCCCGAGCTGTTTTTTAAAGCGATAGCACAACGGGTTTCCGGAACCGGTGCCGAGGTTTATATCCGTAAAGACTCAGAGTGGAACGTTCCCGAACCGGAGCTTACCTTATTTATCAATTCCAAAGGAAACATACAGGGTTATACCATTGGTAACGATATGAGCTCGCGCAGTATTGAGGGTGAAAACGCTCTGTATTTGCCGCAGGCAAAAATATATGAAAAGAGCGCCGCGCTTGGCCCTTGTTTGCTGGTTGCAGCAGAACCGATAGCTGCGGAATCAAGTATTAAAATGCTTATTAAACGTAATGGAGAAATAGCCTATCAGGATGCCACCACTATATCGCGAATGAAACGTTCATTAACCGAATTAGTGGGTTACCTATATAGCGAGTGTGATTTTCCCGTGGGCGCATTTTTAATGACAGGTACCTGCCTGGTGCCTCCACCCACTTTTACCCTGCAGCCGGGTGACGTGGTTGAAATCACCATTGACGGCATTGGTACGCTGGTGAATACCATGGCATTAAATCCAAAACATAAATAATAAGGTATGAAAAGGACAAAGATTTTGCTTGCCGCTTTCCTGCTTTCCGGTTTATATGCCTGCGATACCAAAGTTGCTTCACCACAAAAAGGCACTTTTGGTTACGACCTGCAGTTTTTGAAAGCTAAGGATAGCGTTGTTGTTTTAAAGAGCGATGATGGAAAAGGACAGGTTATCATTTCACCAAAATACCAGGCTAAAATATTTACCTCCACTGCGAATGGTTTAAATGGCAAAAGTTTTGGCTGGATAAAATATGAAACTTTTGATGCCAAACAACCAGATGCCCACATGAATGCCTATGGTGGTGAAGACCGCCTATGGCTTGGCCCCGAAGGTGGCCGGTTCTCCCTGTTTTTTAAACCGGGAACCAAAATGGAGTTCGATAACTGGCATACCCCACCGGCTATTAATAACGAAAGCTGGGACCTGGTTTCATCAAGCGGTAAAAAGGCTAGCCTGACAAAAAATACCAGCATACAAAATTATGCGGGGACAACATTATCCATCAAACTACAACGCGATGTTGAAATATTAGAGCCCGCGGCTATCAAACAACTATTAGAAATTGATGATTTGGATAGCTCCGTGAAATCTGTAGGTTTTACTACGACAAACACCCTTATCAACAGCGGCACTAACACCTGGGATAAAATAGCGGGAGCGCCTTGTTTATGGAGTTTGGATATGTTTACCCCTTCGCCCAAAACGGTAATTATTGTGCCTTATAAACAGGATGCTATAGGTAAGGTTGCCACTACCAATTATTTTGGTGAGATACCCAAAGACAGGATAGCATACAACAACGGAACCTTGTTATTTAAGGCCGATGGCAAATCGCGTGGTAAACTGGGTATCCCGCCAAACAGGGCCAAAAACAGGTTAGGCAGTTACGATGAAGCTAATCATGTTTTAACAATAGTACTTTTTGACCTGGATGATAAAGGCGATTATTTAAACCAGGAATGGAAACCGGATACTGCACCCTTTACAGGTGATGCGGTTAACGCCTATAACGACGGACCGTTGGCCAATGGCAGCCAGATGGGGCCATTTTATGAACTGGAAAGTGTATCGCCGGCAGCATTTTTAAAACCAGGCGAAAAGCTATCGCACAAGCATAGTGTATTTCATTTTATGGGCGATATCAACGCACTGGATAAGATAGCATTGAAAACACTTGGCTATTCGCTTCGTGATAAAAACACAGCATTTAAATAAACACTCAAAACCTAATTATTAAACCCATTACAACCACCCGATGACCAAGAACAACAATCTGTTTGCCGTAGCCCTAATCACCTCCCTGTTTTTTATATGGGGCTTTGCGCTAAATCTAAACCCTATCCTTATTCCGCATTTAAAGAAGGCCTGCCAGTTGAGCGACCTCCAATCCTCGTTGGTTGATTCGGCTTCCTACATCGCTTATTTCCTGTTACCTATACCAGCCGCGCAGTTTATGAAACGCTATGGCTATAAAGGCGGTATATTATTAGGATTGATCTTGTTTTCGGCGGGGGCATTTTTATTTTACCCGGCTTCTATAGTTCGTAACTATGCGTTTTTCCTGGGGGCGTTATTCATCATATTTTCAGGAGCTGCCTTTTTAGAGACGGCCGCAAACCCCTATATCACCGCATTGGGTGATCCCGAAGGTGCTACACAACGCATCAATTTTGCACAATCATTTAATGGTTTGGCAGCGGTTCTGGCTCCGTTGGTTGGTGGCTTGGTTATTCTATCGGGCAAAACTTTAACAGCAGCGCAGGAAAAAGCGATGTCACCAGCGCAGTTAAATGATTATCTGAACAAAGAGGCATCATCGGTACAAACACCTTTTATCATCATAGGTGTGGGTGTACTCATTGTAGCTTTACTTTTATACCGTACACATTTACCCCAGATAGTTGAAGAAGGTGAAGGTATGGAGCATCATGAAAGCCTGTCGCTTTTTCAAAGGATGAGTTCCCTGTTTAAAGAAAAGAATTTGCGGTTTGGGGTAATTGCACAGTTCTTTTATGTAGGCGCACAAGCCTGCGTGGGTAGTTTCTTCATCCGTTTTTCTGAGCGCGTAGCCGGGATGGACGAAAAATCTGCGGCCTATTATTTAACAGCAGGGATGTTCGCGTTTTTAGCGGGAAGGGCCATTGGAACATTTTTAATGACATTTATTAATCCGGTAAAACTACTGGCCATTTTTGGTATTACCAATGTAATACTGATTGCGGGTTCTGTTTTTCTGCATGGTAAATTCCCGGTATTTGCACTGATTGGTGTTGAGTTTTTTATGTCGATCATGTTTCCTACCATTTTCTCCTTAAGTATCCGGGGGTTGGGTGCCAAGACAAAGGAAGGCTCCTCATTGGTAATCATGGCTATTGTAGGTGGAGCGGTTTTTCCACCCATCATGGGGCGTTTGTCCGACTTGACTAACATACAAATCGCTTACCTGGTACCGGCGGCCTGCTTTTTGTTTGTGTTTTATTTTGCGGTAAAAAATCTGAAAGTAAAAGAGGTGAAACTGTCCGTTTCTCATTGATCGATATCGAATAATTATAATATATAAAGATGAATTTAGAGCTCACAGATAAGGTAATTATAGTAACCGGTGGTGCAAAAGGCATTGGCGAAGGGATTGTAAAAGTATTGGCCAGCGAAGGCGCTATACCGGTCATAGTAGGCAGGGTAGAGGCAGATAACCTGAAAGCGGTACAGGCAGTAGAGGCGGCTGGCGGCAAAGCATTCCAGGTAGTAGCCGAACTAACAGACCCGGCTGCAAGTGAAAAAGCTATTAAGGCAGTGGTTGCCCAGTTTGGCCGTATTGATGGCCTGGTGAATAATGCAGGTGTGAATGATGGCGTAGGATTGGAGAGCGGCGATTATGAAGGCTTTATGGCATCTTTGCATAAAAACGTGGTGCATTATTACCTGATGGCCCATCATGCCTTACCCGAACTAAAAAAATCAAAGGGAGCTATATTAAATATCACCTCCAAAACGGCAGATACTGGTCAGGGCCATACCTCTGGCTATGCGGCATCAAACGGTGGCCGCAATGCGTTAACCCGTGAGTGGGCCGTTGAATTATTAAAATACGGCATTAGGGTTAACGCTATTGTAGTAGCCGAATGCTGGACACCTCTTTACGCCAACTGGATAAAAACACTACCTGATCCGGATGGTAAATTGCGCGAAATTGAAGCCAAGATACCATTGGGTAACCGCATGACCACCGCCGAAGAGATTGCGAGTACCACGGCGTTTTTATTATCTCCACGCTCCAGCCATACCACCGGGCAGCTTATTTATGTAGATGGCGGTTACGTGCATTTGGATAGGGCACTGGCCAACGCCTGATAGCCTAAGGCAGCTGCGGAATTTCAGTAATAGAAACCCTTTGATCTTTGGAAACGAGTTGTACCAACTCCGGAGATCAAAGGGTTTTATGTTGACTTATTTTTATAATTTTAAGATATAAACTATTTGCATGGTTTATACTTATTAACCAATAAGAACCTGAAATATCCTCGACTATTAACTGCTGCCTTATCGATATGAAGCGAAGTGTACCTGTTATCCTGTTTTTATTATTAACCGGTTCATACGTAATGGGCCAGGGCAATGACAGCCTTTTAACGCTGCTAAATAATACCCTTGGGAAAAAGAAAGCGTTTGATGAGGCCAAACAAGCAAGAATAGTCAACCTTCAGAAAGAGCTTCGTACTGCAGGTAATACCAGTCTGGTATTGAAATACGATATATGTCTGAAACTGTATAATGAATACAAATCATTTAATTATAACGAGGCCTTCAACTATGCTCAAAAGCTGCAGCAGACAGGCCATTTGTTGAACGATCCCACCAAAATAGCTTACAGTCGGATTAAACTGGGGTTTATACTGTTATCATCAGGTATGTTTAAGGAAACTTTTGACTCCTTAAAAACGGTAAATGCTCAGCTTTTGGATACCGCAGCCCGGCGGGAATACTACTTTTTAACCGCCCGCACTTACTATGACCTGGCCGATTTTGATAAGGATAATTATTATACACCTATTTACAATAGTCGCGCCGAAAACTATATAGATTCAGCTACACGGCTAAGCGCCATCAATTCATTCGATTATATTTATTATAAGGGGTTAAAATCTCTTAAAAGAGGACACATTGATACTGCTGTAGCCAATTTGAAGCTATTGATGGATCAGCATCGGCTAACCGATCATCAGTTTGCTGTTACCGCTTCAACGCTAAGTGATATATACATCCGCAAAAACCAGCCGGGGGCAGCTATAAATTTGCTGGTACAAGCTGCCATGGCTGATGTAAAATCATCAACCAAAGAGGCCGCCGCCATGACCAACCTGGCCCAGTTGCTGCATCAGCAGGGAGATGTGAAAAATGCCTATACCTTTATTAAAGCTGCCAGGGATGATGCGGATTATTATGGGGCCCGTCAGCGTAAAATACAGGTAAATGCTATTTTGCCAGTTATAGCGGGCGAGCGGATAAGTTATGTAGAGCAACAGCGTAAGGTTTTGTTCCTGTACGCTTTGCTGTTAACCGTATTGGCTATTGTTATTGTGGTATTTGCTGTTATCATTTACAAACAGCTGCAAAAATTAAAACAGGCAGATAAAGTGATACAGGATACTAACCATAGCTTACAGGAAAGCATTAAAAAATTGAATGAAGCTAACCGGATAAAAGAAGAATATATCGGCTACTTTTTTAACCTGATAGCAGAGTACATTAATAAACTGGATAAGTTTAAACGATCTGTTGATAATAAGTTAGTTACTAAACGTTTTGATGATATCCATAAGCTGGTAAGCAATATCGATCTGGCTAAAGAACGGGAAGAGCTGTTCATTAATTTTGATAAAGCTTTTCTGAAGCTGTTTCCCAATTTTATTATAGAATATAATGCCCTTTTTGGTAAGGAAAACCATGTTAAACTTTTACCCAAACAGTTGCTCAATACCGATCTGCGTATTTTTGCCCTGATACGGTTGGGTATTACGGATACAGAAAAAATAGCCCATATACTGGAATACTCTGTCAATACCATCTATAATTACAGGGCCCGTATCAAAGGAAAATCCAACATTCCTAATGAGGAATTTGAACATAAGATTATGGCCATTAAAGCAGTATAATTGGGTGTCAGTGTATCAATAGCAATAAACTATTCCATTAAAAAAGCCATACATAAATAACGTATGGCTTTGTTTGTTTACTACAATTGGCAGTAAACTTATTGGTATAATGTTCAGGTTGGTTGCATATTATAGCATAAATGCTTTAAGGTACGGTTTTGCGTATTCGCCCCAATTTTTCATTACAGAGGTTAGCGTGGCATACAGCGATTTGTTAGTAACTGGTTTGCCCTTTTTGGGCGGAGCCAAAGCCTTGTCTTCAATTGGCATATCGGTTACTTTGGTGGCAAACCAGGTCATGTTTTCATGAGGAAGGGCTACTCCTAATATCATCCCCGGCAAACCATTAAATAATTCAGGGCCGCCCGATACAGGGATCTCATCGGTATAAAAGGCCACTACATAAATAGAATCGAGCACCAGGGCATTGGCACGGCGGCAGGTATAGCCTGCAATTTCACGGGTTTCGCTGGTAATTTTCCAGTTTATTTTACGGGTGCTGTCTTTTACCAGGAAGGTTTCCTCAAATACCTTTTTCTGGTTGGTAACCATACTGGCAGACAGATCGGTAAAAACGGTATTTACCTGGCCGGCCATTGGGCTATCGCTAAAAAAGCCTCCGGTAACGGTTTCCGGTTCAATAGGTGTAAACAGGGTTTTGTTGTTACTAAAGTTCAGGGTGCTTTTTAACACCTTAAATTGCTTTTGTGTTTTTTTATAGGAATCAAAAGCAGGGCGCAGGAAGCTTTCATTGTCTTTATTGATCTCTTTTTCAAAAAGTGCATACATGTTGATGGTTTTCTCAAACGTAATGCTGCCATTTTCGGTAAAGTGTTTGTTTTGGGCAAACAGGGTATTGCTGGCAAGCGCAAACAATATAGTGATGGTTAATATGATGTATTTCATGGTGATTATTTTTTAGGTGTGCCGCCGCCCATGTGATTAAAATCCCAAACCAGCGAAAGCATAAAGTATCTTTTTATAGAGGTGTACCGCTCCTGAGTAAGCAGATTGGCCGATCCTGTACGGTTATAACCAACGTTCTGGTTCAGGAGATCGTTCCCGGAAATAGATAGTTTAAGGCTTTCATCTTTCATAAATGCTTTGGTGATGTTGGCATTTAAGGTAGTTCTCCTAAAATCCTGGCTAAAGGATTGTGTTGCGGCGTTATACTGATAATTAGCATCGGTACCTATCTGGAACTTGGCAGGCAGGTAAAGATTAAAGCCGCCGTAAGCATTAAACCCACGCCCGTTGTTATTGATCTGTGGCTGTAAGGTTGAGGAGTTTACGGTATAAGTTGGCCCTGCACCGGTCCAGAAATCATATTTCTTCTGCTTGTATTTTGATAATCTGAAACTGGCCGAATAGGTGTATGATTTGGTTTCGTTCAGTTTAGTGTTGCTGAGGTTAAAATAATTGCTGCCGTTCATATTTAAACCAACGCCTGCGTTAACATCAAGCTTGGGTATCTTTTGATCGAAGTAGGCATTAAAATACAAGTTGGAGGTTTGGTGCCCTTTCAGGTTTGATGATTGGTACGTGCTTGCGCCGGTTGCATCATCGGTAGTTACATTGCTTACAATAGGGTTAATAGTGCGCGAATAAGAACCGTTTAACCAGATAGATTGCCCACTAATAACCTTATACGAGTTATAACTGGCGCTGATACGATTAGTGAATGACGGTTTAAGATCAGGATTACCCAGTGTAATATTTAACGGATCGGTATTTACCCTAACCGGCTGTATCTGGTCAATAGTAGGTTGGCTGGTGTTACCATTATAATTTATCCGAAACGATTGCTGTTGCGAAAACTTATACTGGAAACTAGCTTGTGGGTACCAGTTCACAAAGTTACGGGTAAGGGTGTTGTTGGTAAATTCATCTATCTGTTTAAAGTTTACGGTAGAAACTTTAGAGCCAAAGTTGATGATGGTTTTTTTCTTTTTATAGTTAAATATGGCCCCAAACTGATTTGATAGCTGATTAAGTTTAAAATTATTACTCAGGTTATTATCCAGTATGGTATACTCGCCAGAGGCGTCTTTATCAAACGATCGCCTGTCTGACCGCCCGTTGTTAATGTTGATGCCATAGTTTACAACCAGCGCAAGCGCTTTGGTAAAGGGCTCGGAGTAAGTAATATTGGTGTTGAGAATAGAGCTTTCACTCAACCCGGTTTTATACTGATCTATTTTCTGTGTACTATCTATAGCGCCCTGCTTGCCAAAAAAGTCTGTTTCTGATTTTAAAAACCCGTTTGTTTTATTTTGATTATAAGCCTCGGTGATGTTTACAGAAAAACTGCGACCTACCTTTTTAAATTTTTTGTTATAAAATACACTGGCGTTAAATATTTTTTGATCGCCGTTATTGGTAACACCCCTGGTGTTCTTATTGAGCAAGGTATCATTACGGAGGCTTGTAGTGCTGTAATCGTTATTGGTGATGGTGCTTTTGGTTGTACCATCAACAGCTATTTTAAGATTGGATGAGGTATCAATCTTTAGCTGATAGGTAGCATCCAGTTTTTGCCTGAAAATGTGATCGTGAAAGTTTTGGTCGCTATTGCTGTTTAAAATAATTCCTGATTGATTGTTAGCCCCCGGCAAGTTATTTTGAGTTTGCGTATTACGGGTACCATCAACATTTAAAGAACCTATTTTAAAATTGGTATTGATTGATTCTTTGTCGCTGTTCCATTTGGTATCATAATGCACCCCGCCTGAACGGGCCAAAGGGATACCCTGACCGTTATACTGGCCGCTGAACGAATCCAGACCATCATCACCACCGCCACCATAAAAATAGATGTCACCACCATCACCAAACTCCAGCCCGCCGGAGCCACCGTATTTTGAATTATCTTCCCAACCCAAACCTGTTTTACCAGTATTGCCGATAGTTCCATAAATCGAAAACTTTTGTTTGCCTTTAAACCGGTTAAACATCAACTGTTCCTGATAGTATTTATCGGTACCTCCCTCTGCGTCTATCTTCCCGAAATAGCCATTCTTTTTATCCTCCTTCAGTTTGATATTCAGAGTTTTGTTTTTTACGCCATCATCAATACCGGTAAATGTAGCCTGATCGCTCTTTTTATCGTACAGCTGTACTTTATCAACCATATCGGCACGCAGGTTTTTGGTAACCAGTGTTGGGTCATCCCCAAAAAACTCTTCACCATCAACCAATACTTTGTTTACGGTTTGCCCCTGGGCAGTAATCTTTCCGTCCTTATCTACCTGTATGCCTGGCAACTCTTTGAGCAGGTCCTCCACCTTGGCATTGGGCTGCACGGTAAATGCGGCGGCGTTAAATTCGGTAGTATCGCCTTTTATTTTAACGGCGGCTACTTTGGCCTTTACTATTACTTCGGCAAGCAGCTGGGTTTTCAAGATCATTTTAATACGACCGAAATCATGTGTGGTATGTGCCGAATCCAGGGTAAAGCGATCCACATAATCGGCGTAGCCGGGGTAGGTTACCAGCAATATCAGTTTGCCTTTTTTGAGATTATTTATTTCAAAGCTGCCATCTTTTACTCTTGTGAATTTTTGGAGGATAGAGTCTTTGGCATTTAATACGCTAACCGTAGCATTGGTTAGTTTGGAACTGGAAGCCGTATCGGCAACTGAACCTTTAATTGAATAGGTATTTTGCGCGAATACAGAAACCGTACTTAAACAAAGTATTATTAGGGCAGGTATTGTGATTTTCATAAGGTTCTTTATGAAAACCAAGGTATAACTAAAACTTTAGTATTCAAAAGAATTTAACAAATTAACCTGTGGATTTAACATTTATTAACACTTATTAACTATAGGTTACTGATTGCTGATGATATTTAAATTGAAGATTTTACTCTTAGCATAGCGCTTGCAGTGCTCTTGGGAATCTCGTGCAGAAGCCTGGAGTGGGTTTACATGTAAACCCGGTATATAGTGGCGAAATTCAAATAAGTTATTGATTGTCAATTAAATATCTTGATATTAAGCATGAAAAGTGTAAACCATGTAAACCCACTTTTGAACACTTTACCCAACCTATACTGATTAATTACTTATGATATTAAAAGCAAAAATTTACTCGTACCGAAGAGCTTCAATAGGATCAAGACGGGATGCCTTCTGTGCCGGATAGTATCCGAAGAAAATACCGGTAACCGCGCAAACAATAAAAGAT
This region of Mucilaginibacter inviolabilis genomic DNA includes:
- a CDS encoding SDR family oxidoreductase, whose product is MNLELTDKVIIVTGGAKGIGEGIVKVLASEGAIPVIVGRVEADNLKAVQAVEAAGGKAFQVVAELTDPAASEKAIKAVVAQFGRIDGLVNNAGVNDGVGLESGDYEGFMASLHKNVVHYYLMAHHALPELKKSKGAILNITSKTADTGQGHTSGYAASNGGRNALTREWAVELLKYGIRVNAIVVAECWTPLYANWIKTLPDPDGKLREIEAKIPLGNRMTTAEEIASTTAFLLSPRSSHTTGQLIYVDGGYVHLDRALANA
- a CDS encoding DUF6377 domain-containing protein, which gives rise to MKRSVPVILFLLLTGSYVMGQGNDSLLTLLNNTLGKKKAFDEAKQARIVNLQKELRTAGNTSLVLKYDICLKLYNEYKSFNYNEAFNYAQKLQQTGHLLNDPTKIAYSRIKLGFILLSSGMFKETFDSLKTVNAQLLDTAARREYYFLTARTYYDLADFDKDNYYTPIYNSRAENYIDSATRLSAINSFDYIYYKGLKSLKRGHIDTAVANLKLLMDQHRLTDHQFAVTASTLSDIYIRKNQPGAAINLLVQAAMADVKSSTKEAAAMTNLAQLLHQQGDVKNAYTFIKAARDDADYYGARQRKIQVNAILPVIAGERISYVEQQRKVLFLYALLLTVLAIVIVVFAVIIYKQLQKLKQADKVIQDTNHSLQESIKKLNEANRIKEEYIGYFFNLIAEYINKLDKFKRSVDNKLVTKRFDDIHKLVSNIDLAKEREELFINFDKAFLKLFPNFIIEYNALFGKENHVKLLPKQLLNTDLRIFALIRLGITDTEKIAHILEYSVNTIYNYRARIKGKSNIPNEEFEHKIMAIKAV
- a CDS encoding GLPGLI family protein; this translates as MKYIILTITILFALASNTLFAQNKHFTENGSITFEKTINMYALFEKEINKDNESFLRPAFDSYKKTQKQFKVLKSTLNFSNNKTLFTPIEPETVTGGFFSDSPMAGQVNTVFTDLSASMVTNQKKVFEETFLVKDSTRKINWKITSETREIAGYTCRRANALVLDSIYVVAFYTDEIPVSGGPELFNGLPGMILGVALPHENMTWFATKVTDMPIEDKALAPPKKGKPVTNKSLYATLTSVMKNWGEYAKPYLKAFML
- a CDS encoding outer membrane beta-barrel family protein, which codes for MKITIPALIILCLSTVSVFAQNTYSIKGSVADTASSSKLTNATVSVLNAKDSILQKFTRVKDGSFEINNLKKGKLILLVTYPGYADYVDRFTLDSAHTTHDFGRIKMILKTQLLAEVIVKAKVAAVKIKGDTTEFNAAAFTVQPNAKVEDLLKELPGIQVDKDGKITAQGQTVNKVLVDGEEFFGDDPTLVTKNLRADMVDKVQLYDKKSDQATFTGIDDGVKNKTLNIKLKEDKKNGYFGKIDAEGGTDKYYQEQLMFNRFKGKQKFSIYGTIGNTGKTGLGWEDNSKYGGSGGLEFGDGGDIYFYGGGGDDGLDSFSGQYNGQGIPLARSGGVHYDTKWNSDKESINTNFKIGSLNVDGTRNTQTQNNLPGANNQSGIILNSNSDQNFHDHIFRQKLDATYQLKIDTSSNLKIAVDGTTKSTITNNDYSTTSLRNDTLLNKNTRGVTNNGDQKIFNASVFYNKKFKKVGRSFSVNITEAYNQNKTNGFLKSETDFFGKQGAIDSTQKIDQYKTGLSESSILNTNITYSEPFTKALALVVNYGININNGRSDRRSFDKDASGEYTILDNNLSNNFKLNQLSNQFGAIFNYKKKKTIINFGSKVSTVNFKQIDEFTNNTLTRNFVNWYPQASFQYKFSQQQSFRINYNGNTSQPTIDQIQPVRVNTDPLNITLGNPDLKPSFTNRISASYNSYKVISGQSIWLNGSYSRTINPIVSNVTTDDATGASTYQSSNLKGHQTSNLYFNAYFDQKIPKLDVNAGVGLNMNGSNYFNLSNTKLNETKSYTYSASFRLSKYKQKKYDFWTGAGPTYTVNSSTLQPQINNNGRGFNAYGGFNLYLPAKFQIGTDANYQYNAATQSFSQDFRRTTLNANITKAFMKDESLKLSISGNDLLNQNVGYNRTGSANLLTQERYTSIKRYFMLSLVWDFNHMGGGTPKK